The region ATCAAGATCCCGTACGTGCGCGGAGCCCTGGTGCTGACCGGCCTGCTGTCCATCATCCAGATGCTGCAGATCTTCAACGAGCCCGCGCTGTTCAGGAACGTCACGCCGCAGACGGTCGACGACAGCTTCACCCCGATCATGATCATCTACAACCAGGCGTTCAACGCCGGCAACTACCACTACGCCGCGGCCCTGTCGGTGCTACTCGCTCTCATCCTCGGCGTCGCCTCCTTCCTCTTCTACCGGTTCACTTCGAAGGAGGTCGACTGATGATGCTGACGGAGCCTCGGAGCGAAGACAGCACCGAGCGGCCCCCCGCCCGTCCCGTCCGGCGGCTCACCCGCCCCGACGGCGCCTCCCGCGGGCGGGGCGGCCAGCGCTTCCTGCTGGTCGGTCTGATCCTGGCCAGCGCCTACAGCCTCTTCCCGGTGTGGTGGCTGATCGTCGCTGCCACCAAGGACCGCACCGGGCTGTACCAGAGCAACGGCCTGTGGTTCTCCGGCATGCACCTATGGGACAACCTGCACCAGCTGTTCACCTACGAGGACGGCATCTTCCTGCGCTGGACCGCCAACTCCTTCCTGTACGCGGGAGTCGGCTCCCTCGGCGGCACCCTCATCGCCCTCGCCACCGGATACGGCCTGGCCCGGTTCGAGTTCCCCGGGCGCAATGTGGTGTTCGCCTGCGTCGTGGGCTCCTTCCTGATCCCGCTCGCCCTGCTCACCCTCCCGCTGTACCTGCTGTTCTCGAAGATCGGGCTGGTCGACACCCCGTGGGCGATGCTCATCCCCTGTCTGATCAACCCGTTCAGCGTGTACCTGGCCAAGGTCTACACCGAGGCCACGATCCCCTTCGAACTCCTCGAGGCGGCCCGCCTGGACGGCGCCGGGGAGCTGCGGATCTTCTTCAGCATCGTTCTGCGAATGATGACGACGGGCGGCGCCACCGTGTTCCTGCTCGCCT is a window of Streptomyces mirabilis DNA encoding:
- a CDS encoding carbohydrate ABC transporter permease, which produces MMLTEPRSEDSTERPPARPVRRLTRPDGASRGRGGQRFLLVGLILASAYSLFPVWWLIVAATKDRTGLYQSNGLWFSGMHLWDNLHQLFTYEDGIFLRWTANSFLYAGVGSLGGTLIALATGYGLARFEFPGRNVVFACVVGSFLIPLALLTLPLYLLFSKIGLVDTPWAMLIPCLINPFSVYLAKVYTEATIPFELLEAARLDGAGELRIFFSIVLRMMTTGGATVFLLAFVNTWNAFFLPLTVLRGEDNWTLNIGLYNWTGKRLESGVDLTSLVLTGALLSIVPMAIMMTAMRRYWRSGVTLGALK